A window of Vibrio ishigakensis contains these coding sequences:
- the atpG gene encoding F0F1 ATP synthase subunit gamma, whose product MAGAKEIRNKIGSVKSTQKITKAMEMVAASKMRRSQDAMEASRPYAETMRKVIGHVAAGSLEYKHPYLEEREAKRVGYIIVSTDRGLCGGLNINLFKKAINDMKTWSESGAEVELAIIGTKATAFFNNSGAKVAAQVSGLGDSPSLEDLIGSVGVMLKKYDEGELDRLYVVFNKFVNTMVQEPTIDQLLPLPKSDSEDMQRDHQWDYIYEPEPKPLLDALLVRYIESSVYQGVVENLACEQAARMIAMKAATDNASNLIDDLELVYNKARQAAITQELSEIVSGAAAV is encoded by the coding sequence ATGGCCGGCGCAAAAGAGATACGTAATAAAATCGGTAGTGTTAAGAGCACTCAGAAAATTACGAAAGCGATGGAAATGGTAGCCGCTTCAAAAATGCGTCGCTCGCAAGATGCGATGGAAGCGTCTCGTCCATACGCTGAAACAATGCGTAAGGTGATCGGTCACGTGGCTGCGGGCAGTCTAGAGTACAAACATCCGTACCTAGAAGAGCGCGAAGCCAAGCGTGTTGGTTACATCATAGTTTCTACAGACCGTGGTCTTTGTGGTGGCTTGAACATTAACCTGTTCAAGAAAGCTATCAATGATATGAAGACTTGGTCTGAAAGTGGTGCAGAGGTTGAGCTTGCCATTATTGGTACCAAAGCTACTGCATTCTTTAACAACAGCGGCGCGAAAGTAGCGGCTCAAGTATCTGGCCTAGGTGATTCACCAAGCCTTGAAGACTTGATCGGTTCTGTAGGCGTAATGCTGAAGAAATATGATGAAGGTGAGTTGGATCGCCTGTACGTAGTGTTCAACAAATTCGTGAACACTATGGTTCAAGAACCAACGATCGATCAATTACTGCCTTTACCTAAATCAGACAGCGAAGATATGCAGCGCGATCATCAATGGGACTACATTTATGAGCCTGAGCCAAAGCCACTGCTAGACGCACTTCTTGTTCGTTATATCGAATCAAGCGTGTATCAAGGCGTGGTAGAAAACCTTGCTTGTGAGCAAGCGGCTCGAATGATCGCAATGAAAGCAGCAACGGATAACGCAAGTAACCTGATTGATGACCTAGAGCTTGTATATAACAAGGCTCGTCAGGCTGCGATTACCCAAGAGCTATCAGAAATTGTTTCTGGTGCAGCTGCGGTTTAG
- the atpD gene encoding F0F1 ATP synthase subunit beta: MATGKIVEIIGAVVDVEFPQGEVPRVYDALNVVDAPERLVLEVQQQLGGGVVRTIVMGSSDGLRRGLKVENTEAPITVPVGTKTLGRIMNVLGDAIDECGEIGAEEHYAIHREAPSYEEQSNATELLETGVKVIDLICPFAKGGKIGLFGGAGVGKTVNMMELINNIALQHSGLSVFAGVGERTREGNDFYFEMQEAGVVNIEKPEESKVAMVYGQMNEPPGNRLRVALTGLTMAERFRDEGRDVLLFVDNIYRYTLAGTEVSALLGRMPSAVGYQPTLAEEMGVLQERITSTKTGSITSVQAVYVPADDLTDPSPATTFAHLDATVVLNRNIAAMGLYPAIDPLDSTSRQLDPLVVGQEHYDIASGVQTTLQRYKELKDIIAILGMDELSEEDKQVVSRARKIEKFLTQPYHVAEVFTGDPGVYVPLKETLRGFKGLLAGDYDDIPEQAFMYCGSIDQALENAKKL; this comes from the coding sequence ATGGCTACAGGTAAGATCGTAGAGATCATCGGTGCGGTAGTCGACGTAGAGTTCCCACAAGGCGAAGTACCACGTGTATACGACGCACTAAACGTTGTTGACGCTCCAGAACGTCTAGTTCTTGAAGTTCAGCAGCAGCTTGGTGGCGGTGTAGTACGTACTATCGTAATGGGTAGCTCGGACGGTTTACGTCGTGGACTAAAAGTTGAGAACACTGAAGCACCTATCACGGTTCCAGTAGGTACGAAAACTCTTGGTCGTATCATGAACGTCCTAGGTGACGCGATTGACGAATGTGGTGAGATCGGTGCTGAAGAGCACTACGCGATTCACCGTGAAGCACCAAGCTACGAAGAGCAGTCTAACGCGACTGAACTTCTAGAGACTGGTGTTAAAGTTATCGACCTGATTTGCCCATTCGCTAAGGGTGGTAAAATCGGTCTATTTGGTGGTGCAGGTGTAGGTAAGACCGTTAACATGATGGAACTTATCAACAACATCGCACTACAGCACTCTGGCCTATCAGTATTTGCTGGTGTAGGTGAGCGTACTCGTGAAGGTAACGACTTCTACTTTGAGATGCAGGAAGCTGGTGTTGTAAACATCGAGAAGCCTGAAGAATCAAAAGTAGCAATGGTTTACGGTCAGATGAACGAGCCACCAGGTAACCGTCTACGTGTTGCACTGACTGGTCTAACAATGGCAGAGCGTTTCCGTGACGAAGGTCGTGACGTTCTACTGTTCGTTGATAACATCTATCGTTATACCCTTGCAGGTACTGAGGTTTCGGCACTTCTAGGCCGTATGCCATCGGCGGTAGGTTACCAGCCAACTCTAGCAGAAGAGATGGGTGTACTTCAGGAGCGTATCACGTCGACTAAGACTGGCTCTATCACATCTGTTCAGGCGGTATACGTACCTGCGGATGACTTGACTGACCCATCTCCAGCAACGACGTTCGCGCACTTGGATGCAACGGTTGTACTTAACCGTAACATCGCAGCTATGGGTCTATACCCAGCGATCGACCCATTGGATTCGACTTCACGTCAGCTAGATCCATTGGTTGTAGGTCAAGAGCACTATGACATCGCGTCTGGCGTTCAAACGACTCTACAGCGCTATAAAGAGCTGAAAGACATCATCGCTATCCTAGGTATGGACGAGCTTTCTGAAGAAGATAAGCAAGTTGTATCTCGTGCACGTAAGATTGAGAAGTTCCTAACTCAGCCTTACCACGTAGCAGAAGTATTTACTGGCGACCCAGGTGTTTACGTACCTCTTAAAGAGACTCTACGTGGATTCAAAGGTCTACTAGCTGGTGACTACGATGATATCCCAGAGCAAGCGTTTATGTACTGCGGTAGCATTGACCAAGCTCTAGAGAACGCTAAGAAGCTGTAA